The following proteins are encoded in a genomic region of Thiomicrospira sp. R3:
- a CDS encoding TraY domain-containing protein has product MLAVRLDAEMEQELDRLAKETGRTKTFYVKEALAHYLADIKDYYDAQDVLNNVKLGKEKVHSSADVRNNLGLDD; this is encoded by the coding sequence ATGTTAGCTGTGCGCTTGGATGCTGAAATGGAGCAGGAGCTGGATAGGTTGGCTAAAGAGACAGGGCGTACAAAGACGTTTTATGTCAAAGAAGCTTTGGCACACTATTTAGCCGATATTAAAGACTATTATGATGCTCAAGATGTGCTTAACAATGTTAAGCTCGGAAAAGAAAAAGTGCATAGTTCAGCCGATGTGAGAAACAACCTTGGCTTGGACGATTAA
- a CDS encoding type II toxin-antitoxin system RelE/ParE family toxin: protein MAKRILDYLDNSVAVRDNPRDYGRLLVGHLSGLWRYRVGNYRVICHIQEQELIILTTQISHRKDVYQ, encoded by the coding sequence TTGGCAAAACGCATTCTAGACTATTTAGATAATAGCGTTGCAGTGCGAGATAATCCACGCGATTATGGCAGGCTATTGGTTGGTCATTTAAGTGGTTTGTGGCGTTATCGCGTGGGTAATTATCGAGTTATCTGTCACATCCAAGAACAAGAGTTAATTATCTTAACCACCCAGATTAGCCATCGAAAAGATGTGTATCAATAA
- the hrpA gene encoding ATP-dependent RNA helicase HrpA: MSPFPKKTADLYPLITQAQTRDQFGLKRDLARLKLTSDEEKDNHTQEGIKAWLRWCARLQQSLSKVEARKALVPKIDFDPALPVVGRRDELLALIKTHQVVVIAGETGSGKTTQIPKICLEAGRGVLGRIGCTQPRRIAARSVAERLSEELGSSLGELVGYQVRFHDQVHETSLIKVMTDGILLAEIQNDRFLSQYDTIIIDEAHERSINIDFLLGILKQLLPKRPDLKLIITSATIDTQRFAEHFKQPGLVVPIVEVSGRTYPVEVRYRPLGQVEMDDGTVIEQDITAGIVEALEELAAHDPHGDVLVFQIGERDIKETAEALRKQNLKNTDVIPLYARLSVSEQNKVFQTSNKRRIILSTNVAETSLTVPGIRYVIDPGLVRISRYSVRSKVQRLPVERISQASANQRKGRCGRVADGICIRLYSQDDFNARPEFTDPEIHRTSLSSVLLNMAQLKLGKVQSFPFIEPPEDKAVNDGYRQLLEIGALDDNKNLTEAGRDLARLPLEPRIAKMVLEAEKNNVLAEVLIIAAAISIQDPRDINEQTMQTARTKHKQWEDPRSDFLFFLNLWRFYEYQARHLSQNKLRKLCKTNFLSYLRLREWHDLFHQLKVSLKSIGLKVGELHLYEEITESGQTIERLSDLHSINLHRSLLAGLLGQVMMRSDDNSYLGARGTKLFIHPSSAQFKLKPKWLMSAEMVETSKLYARTNAQIDVRWVEQLAPHLIKRSYADPHWQKKTGQVGAYESVTLYGLPIVSRRVCNYGPINPKEARGIFIRALAQQDVNTQAAFYQHNLKLIEHIERYESKLRRPDLLVEEQVLQDFYAARIAERISNQPALESWLKKVGAKAQDALKLKESDLLKQDLDSQYERDFPDQIQLSQRIPLQLDYRFEPGKQQDGVVFKIPLAGLNLVNEAQFEWLTPGFIKEKITCYIKALPKQLRKQFVPVPTVAERIYQQISADQGEFSTQLIHVLNRVAQHKISLDDFKAVSLPAHLLPWYQLLDDKGKLIAESADLAELKQRYHHLVEAKIQQSGGEKKQPVTEWHFGDLKDHEVIKSHGKQLQAYPGLVLEQGQVFLTRSGDERQAKKYHGYAVWTLLKTQLHDKIKYLQKHLNLKQACLCFAPYGSCVHLTEQIIEKALRHLVPEPQAIRQQAQFNDALEKLKANWVADAQALAGLVSDILTRHQKLAQQIKGKLNPRWLISIDDIKQQLDGLVHLNFVLDTPYLWLQQIPRYFIALEKRLEKLDLDPQKDQQTQRQLLGVLNRYHDLANRYGAHPPPGFIELRWQLEELRISLFSQPMKTLQTVSIARIEKALAAL, translated from the coding sequence ATGTCCCCATTTCCTAAAAAAACAGCCGACCTTTATCCTTTGATAACGCAAGCGCAGACGCGTGATCAGTTTGGTTTGAAGCGTGATTTAGCGCGGCTTAAACTAACATCAGATGAAGAAAAAGACAACCATACCCAAGAGGGCATAAAGGCCTGGTTGCGTTGGTGTGCGCGTTTGCAGCAATCTTTGAGCAAGGTAGAAGCCCGTAAAGCGCTGGTGCCTAAAATTGATTTTGATCCGGCCTTGCCTGTGGTGGGGCGGCGTGATGAGTTGTTAGCGCTGATTAAAACCCATCAAGTGGTGGTGATTGCCGGTGAAACCGGGTCGGGTAAGACCACTCAAATCCCTAAAATTTGTTTAGAGGCCGGTCGCGGGGTGTTAGGTCGGATTGGTTGTACCCAACCGCGTCGTATTGCGGCGCGCAGTGTGGCTGAACGCTTATCTGAAGAGCTAGGGTCTAGCTTGGGCGAACTGGTCGGTTATCAAGTGCGGTTCCATGATCAGGTGCATGAAACCAGTTTAATCAAGGTGATGACTGATGGTATTTTGTTGGCTGAAATTCAAAATGACCGTTTTTTAAGCCAATACGATACGATTATTATTGATGAAGCCCATGAGCGCAGCATTAATATTGATTTTCTACTCGGTATTCTGAAACAACTGCTACCCAAACGCCCTGATTTAAAGCTGATTATCACCTCGGCAACCATCGATACCCAGCGTTTTGCCGAGCATTTTAAGCAACCAGGCCTGGTGGTGCCGATTGTGGAAGTTTCCGGTCGCACTTATCCGGTAGAGGTGCGTTATCGGCCTTTAGGTCAGGTTGAGATGGACGATGGCACGGTGATTGAACAGGATATAACCGCAGGCATTGTCGAGGCGCTTGAGGAATTAGCCGCCCATGACCCGCATGGTGATGTATTGGTATTTCAAATCGGTGAGCGTGATATCAAAGAAACTGCCGAAGCACTGCGCAAACAAAATCTAAAAAACACCGATGTCATTCCTTTGTATGCGCGTTTATCGGTTAGCGAGCAGAATAAGGTATTTCAAACGTCCAACAAACGCCGGATTATTCTATCCACCAATGTCGCGGAAACCTCGTTAACCGTTCCGGGTATTCGCTATGTGATAGACCCAGGCCTGGTGAGGATTAGCCGCTATAGCGTGCGCTCTAAAGTGCAGCGTTTACCGGTTGAGCGCATCTCACAAGCCTCGGCGAACCAACGAAAAGGCCGTTGCGGACGTGTGGCCGATGGTATTTGTATTCGCCTGTATTCGCAAGATGATTTTAACGCTCGCCCTGAGTTCACCGATCCAGAAATTCATCGTACCTCTTTAAGTTCTGTGCTATTGAATATGGCGCAACTTAAACTTGGCAAGGTGCAAAGCTTCCCGTTTATTGAGCCGCCAGAAGATAAGGCGGTGAATGATGGTTATCGCCAACTGCTTGAAATTGGTGCGTTGGATGATAACAAAAACCTAACCGAAGCAGGGCGCGACTTAGCTCGTTTGCCCTTAGAGCCACGCATTGCCAAAATGGTGTTGGAGGCGGAAAAAAACAATGTGCTGGCCGAGGTGTTGATTATTGCCGCTGCGATTAGTATTCAAGATCCACGCGACATCAACGAACAAACCATGCAAACCGCGCGCACCAAGCACAAACAATGGGAAGACCCGCGCTCGGACTTTTTGTTTTTCCTCAATTTGTGGCGGTTTTATGAATACCAAGCACGCCATCTGAGCCAAAACAAACTGCGAAAATTGTGTAAAACCAATTTCCTATCTTATCTTCGGCTGCGTGAATGGCATGATTTATTTCACCAGCTTAAAGTCAGTTTAAAATCCATTGGCTTAAAAGTCGGCGAACTGCATTTGTATGAAGAAATAACGGAAAGCGGCCAAACTATTGAGCGGCTAAGTGATTTACACAGTATCAATCTGCATCGTTCTTTGTTAGCCGGCTTGTTAGGGCAGGTGATGATGCGCTCGGATGATAATAGCTATCTCGGTGCGCGTGGCACTAAACTTTTTATTCACCCCAGTTCGGCACAGTTTAAACTTAAACCTAAATGGTTGATGTCAGCAGAAATGGTGGAAACCAGCAAACTCTATGCGCGAACCAATGCACAGATTGATGTGCGCTGGGTCGAGCAATTAGCGCCGCATTTGATAAAGCGCAGCTACGCTGACCCGCATTGGCAGAAAAAAACCGGTCAGGTTGGAGCGTATGAATCGGTGACGCTGTATGGTTTGCCGATTGTTAGTCGTCGTGTTTGTAATTATGGCCCGATTAACCCAAAAGAAGCGCGCGGCATTTTTATCCGTGCGTTGGCACAGCAGGATGTTAATACGCAAGCTGCGTTTTACCAGCATAATCTAAAGCTGATTGAGCATATTGAGCGTTACGAAAGCAAACTGCGCCGTCCTGATTTACTGGTGGAAGAACAGGTGTTGCAAGACTTCTATGCCGCGCGGATTGCTGAACGTATCAGCAACCAACCGGCGTTAGAAAGCTGGCTTAAAAAAGTCGGAGCCAAAGCGCAAGACGCCCTCAAGCTCAAAGAATCTGACCTACTGAAACAGGATTTAGACAGCCAGTATGAGCGAGATTTTCCGGATCAAATTCAACTCAGCCAGCGTATTCCCTTGCAGCTGGATTATCGTTTTGAACCAGGGAAACAACAAGACGGTGTGGTGTTTAAGATACCGCTCGCAGGTTTAAACCTGGTGAATGAGGCGCAGTTTGAATGGCTAACGCCAGGGTTTATTAAAGAAAAAATTACTTGCTATATCAAGGCCTTGCCAAAACAACTTCGCAAACAGTTTGTGCCCGTTCCTACTGTTGCAGAACGAATTTATCAACAAATTAGTGCTGACCAGGGTGAGTTTTCAACGCAACTTATTCACGTGCTTAATCGAGTTGCCCAGCATAAAATTAGTTTGGATGACTTTAAGGCAGTCAGCTTACCTGCGCACCTATTGCCTTGGTATCAGCTGTTGGATGATAAGGGCAAATTGATTGCCGAGAGTGCTGATTTGGCGGAACTTAAACAGCGTTATCACCATCTGGTCGAGGCGAAAATTCAGCAGAGCGGGGGCGAGAAAAAACAGCCAGTGACCGAATGGCACTTTGGTGATCTTAAAGACCATGAAGTCATCAAATCCCACGGCAAGCAGTTACAAGCCTATCCGGGCTTAGTGCTTGAACAGGGGCAGGTGTTTTTAACTCGCAGCGGCGACGAACGTCAGGCCAAAAAATACCACGGCTATGCGGTCTGGACCTTGTTAAAAACTCAACTTCACGACAAGATAAAATACCTGCAAAAACATCTAAACCTTAAGCAGGCCTGCTTGTGTTTTGCTCCCTATGGCTCTTGTGTGCATTTAACCGAGCAAATTATCGAGAAAGCCTTGCGCCATTTAGTGCCTGAGCCGCAAGCAATTCGCCAACAGGCGCAGTTTAATGATGCGCTAGAAAAGCTCAAAGCCAACTGGGTAGCTGACGCACAGGCTCTAGCAGGCTTAGTTAGTGATATTTTGACCCGTCATCAGAAACTTGCGCAGCAGATAAAAGGCAAACTTAATCCGCGCTGGTTAATCTCCATCGACGATATCAAACAACAGCTAGATGGCTTGGTTCACCTTAATTTTGTATTGGATACACCGTATCTCTGGCTCCAACAAATACCGCGTTATTTCATCGCCTTAGAAAAACGATTAGAAAAACTGGATTTAGATCCGCAAAAAGACCAGCAAACCCAACGCCAACTGCTTGGGGTATTAAACCGTTATCACGACTTGGCTAACCGCTATGGCGCGCATCCACCACCGGGCTTCATTGAGTTACGCTGGCAACTGGAAGAACTGCGGATTTCGTTGTTTTCGCAACCGATGAAAACCCTGCAAACCGTGTCGATTGCTCGTATCGAAAAAGCTTTAGCCGCGCTGTAA
- a CDS encoding RNA polymerase factor sigma-54: MAIMPGLQINMGQHLKLTPQLQQSIKILQYSALEVQQTIEATLETNFMLEIEDELLSDELDKLTDNENNALEAAENESTLDFDGESLKEIDINNDISHHDEAYNSEYSSDEFYSDRQVGATNQSNHQEADDYTSAENYTAEQKSLHDHLNWQADTFVWSSEFDEIIASYLIDEINDEGYLQADLAEILSAINHNESLKIDLSNLEAVLSCIQQFEPSGVAARNVQECLLLQLRNLPNSPYKMTAIQLINEHFDWLSYHDHKRIKKMYGLDDQELDRLLKLIQSLNPRPGREFSATQPDIIIPDIRLSRSRQGWLVELNTDAFPRLSVNTTYIDMANKLDDSEQARKIKEQLAEARGLIKSVHSRGETLLRVGRYIVEKQHRFFEEGEQAMQPLVLREVAESLDLHESTISRATSQKYMQTPRGTFELKYFFSSGISQYGSEDQSSVAIKAHIKELLDNEDSQKPLSDNKLMQLLEEKEINIARRTIAKYREALGIPSSSERKKTNRFR, encoded by the coding sequence ATGGCGATCATGCCAGGTTTACAAATAAATATGGGGCAACATCTTAAGCTAACCCCCCAGCTGCAACAATCAATAAAAATCTTGCAATATTCTGCGTTAGAAGTTCAGCAAACCATTGAAGCTACGCTTGAAACTAACTTTATGCTTGAAATTGAAGACGAGCTTTTGTCTGATGAACTTGATAAATTGACGGACAATGAAAATAACGCACTTGAAGCGGCTGAAAATGAGAGTACCCTTGATTTTGATGGTGAATCTTTAAAAGAAATTGATATCAATAATGATATTAGCCACCACGATGAAGCCTATAATTCCGAATACTCATCGGATGAGTTTTACAGTGACCGTCAAGTTGGAGCCACCAATCAATCCAATCATCAAGAAGCGGATGACTATACTTCAGCAGAAAACTACACCGCAGAACAAAAGAGCTTGCATGATCATTTAAACTGGCAAGCGGACACTTTTGTTTGGTCATCTGAGTTTGATGAGATTATTGCCTCTTACCTGATTGACGAAATTAATGACGAAGGGTATCTGCAAGCGGATCTGGCTGAAATTTTATCAGCTATTAATCACAACGAGTCTTTAAAGATCGATTTATCGAATCTTGAGGCGGTGCTTAGTTGCATTCAGCAATTTGAGCCTTCTGGTGTAGCGGCAAGAAACGTTCAAGAATGCCTGTTATTGCAACTACGCAACCTGCCCAATTCACCTTATAAAATGACCGCGATTCAATTAATTAACGAGCATTTCGATTGGTTGTCATACCATGATCACAAACGAATAAAAAAAATGTATGGGCTTGACGACCAAGAATTGGATCGTTTACTCAAGTTAATTCAATCATTAAACCCGCGCCCAGGTCGCGAATTTTCAGCGACTCAGCCCGATATTATCATTCCTGATATTCGCTTATCTCGCAGTCGTCAAGGCTGGCTGGTTGAACTCAATACGGATGCTTTTCCCCGTTTATCGGTTAATACGACCTATATTGACATGGCTAACAAACTGGATGATTCAGAACAGGCAAGAAAAATAAAAGAGCAACTTGCTGAAGCGCGTGGGTTGATTAAAAGTGTTCATAGCCGAGGCGAAACGCTGCTGCGTGTTGGTCGTTATATTGTTGAAAAACAACATCGTTTTTTTGAAGAAGGTGAACAAGCCATGCAGCCTTTGGTACTGCGTGAGGTTGCTGAGTCGTTGGATCTTCATGAATCAACTATTTCAAGAGCCACTAGCCAAAAATATATGCAAACACCAAGAGGTACTTTTGAATTAAAATACTTCTTTTCGAGTGGTATAAGTCAGTATGGTAGTGAAGACCAATCGTCTGTGGCGATTAAAGCCCATATCAAAGAGCTTTTGGATAATGAAGATAGCCAAAAACCTTTAAGTGATAATAAACTGATGCAATTGCTTGAAGAAAAAGAAATAAATATTGCGCGTCGTACCATTGCAAAATATCGTGAAGCTTTAGGTATCCCGTCCTCAAGCGAGCGGAAAAAAACTAACCGTTTTCGTTAA
- a CDS encoding FKBP-type peptidyl-prolyl cis-trans isomerase, whose product MRVKNGAKVTFHYELKGDDGKLLDSTYDIAPVVYIHGEEEIIEGLEDFLDGEEAGFEAKVTIEPEKGYGYEADDLIVVASPENFDDNVDLTEGNVVETQDPDGNPINFRITKIVGDKVYLDGNHPLAGKRLHYKVEIVSVE is encoded by the coding sequence ATGCGCGTAAAAAATGGAGCCAAGGTCACCTTTCACTATGAGTTAAAAGGTGATGACGGTAAATTGTTGGATTCAACCTACGATATTGCACCGGTGGTTTACATTCACGGTGAAGAAGAAATCATTGAAGGCTTAGAGGATTTTCTTGATGGCGAAGAAGCCGGTTTTGAAGCCAAGGTAACGATTGAACCTGAAAAAGGCTATGGCTATGAAGCGGATGACTTAATTGTTGTCGCCAGCCCTGAAAACTTTGATGATAACGTCGATTTAACCGAAGGCAACGTGGTTGAAACCCAAGACCCAGACGGAAACCCGATTAATTTCCGTATCACCAAAATAGTCGGCGACAAGGTGTATCTTGATGGCAATCACCCACTAGCGGGCAAACGTTTACATTATAAAGTTGAAATTGTTTCAGTTGAATAG
- a CDS encoding response regulator transcription factor, producing the protein MSKLHRIMLVEDDPQQQANIVEALESNELLIETYALRQPAQWRLDQQLPDLLISDIILGDEVDGGFDLARHLQTFQRPIPIIFLSERQSEFDIMAGHDLGAIDYLPKPISLAVLKRKVTNLLRLTQSTHLTNNKPMFIENLQLDSHAFKATWHQKPLNLTVTEFEMLEQFATHSAGTVISYQDLQTATQGVVERNTINTHICRLRQAFKKITPEFDLIHNVYGRGYSWHTLKDQ; encoded by the coding sequence ATGAGCAAGCTTCATCGTATTATGCTGGTTGAGGATGACCCACAACAGCAGGCCAATATCGTCGAGGCGCTTGAGTCTAATGAGCTTTTGATTGAAACCTACGCATTGCGCCAACCCGCGCAATGGCGCCTAGATCAGCAGTTACCCGACCTGCTTATATCGGATATTATCTTAGGTGACGAAGTGGACGGTGGTTTTGATCTTGCACGTCATTTACAAACGTTTCAGCGCCCTATCCCTATCATTTTTTTATCTGAGCGCCAATCCGAATTCGATATTATGGCCGGGCATGATCTTGGGGCCATTGATTATTTACCTAAACCTATCAGCCTTGCGGTTTTAAAACGTAAAGTGACTAATCTATTACGCCTGACTCAATCTACTCACTTAACTAACAATAAACCTATGTTTATTGAAAACCTACAGCTCGACTCACATGCATTTAAAGCGACCTGGCATCAAAAACCCCTTAACCTAACGGTTACAGAATTTGAAATGCTAGAGCAATTTGCAACCCACTCAGCCGGTACAGTGATCAGTTATCAAGATTTACAAACCGCAACACAGGGCGTGGTCGAACGTAATACCATTAATACCCATATCTGCCGTCTGCGCCAAGCATTTAAAAAAATAACACCAGAGTTTGATTTAATTCATAATGTATATGGTCGTGGTTATAGTTGGCACACGCTTAAAGATCAATGA
- a CDS encoding HAMP domain-containing sensor histidine kinase: MKLLAQPDRVHRIRFTIKRRLVLLFLLLIFLPLLAYRLALDLQHLLLTHQASLHQHTVQNLALILEKRPELWGQTTEAGQILAHLDLDNSAIWLVNTQGQTSYVMGHLKTTQLIERNLFEWLGFTGLQLVGKLANPLPYPYPQSRYPEQAVISLALKGKTSQQYRTDENEKPISLMSASPLYSQNELVGAVVFEQGLDKVFQQSLQGFYRLIGLTSLLMAIMLFGILLYAQTLSNRIIRLSEDVKSSFNDSKKLQLNRLQTPDTIQDEISDLRLRVIEMLEKIASYERYLKQLPRTLRHELHNPINRLNANIELLLMKMPEQPKLLQAQENLDQLKHIIDLLTEASSLEQSLADQPLKPISIQRLIQYFQGIVDSQPPGLVKLNSDPNLDSLRIMADGFLLEQLFDKLVDNALDFNDKSQPIEIKISQENQHLNFMISNAGSLLPEGMEQEIFEGMVSVRPHHSGQQTHLGLGLYLAKLIAIHCNAKLSAQNWRNQQGVSFVFKIALLDSAA, encoded by the coding sequence ATGAAACTATTAGCGCAACCTGACCGCGTCCACCGAATACGCTTTACAATAAAGCGTAGGCTTGTTTTACTTTTTCTACTCCTTATTTTTCTGCCCTTACTTGCTTACCGCCTTGCACTTGATTTACAACATTTGTTGTTAACCCATCAAGCAAGTTTGCATCAACATACGGTTCAAAACCTAGCCCTTATTTTAGAAAAAAGACCTGAGCTATGGGGACAAACAACCGAAGCGGGACAAATTCTTGCGCACCTTGATTTGGATAATAGTGCCATCTGGCTAGTCAACACTCAAGGCCAAACCAGCTATGTGATGGGGCATTTAAAAACAACTCAATTAATTGAGCGAAACCTGTTTGAATGGCTAGGTTTCACTGGGTTACAACTTGTAGGTAAACTTGCCAACCCTCTTCCCTATCCTTACCCGCAATCTCGCTACCCAGAACAGGCTGTAATCAGCCTTGCCTTAAAAGGAAAAACCTCACAACAATATCGAACGGACGAAAATGAAAAACCCATTAGTCTGATGTCTGCCAGCCCACTTTACAGTCAAAACGAACTCGTTGGCGCGGTTGTTTTTGAGCAAGGGCTGGATAAGGTTTTTCAGCAAAGTTTACAAGGGTTCTATCGGCTAATTGGCTTAACCAGTCTTTTGATGGCCATTATGCTTTTCGGTATTTTGTTGTACGCTCAAACGCTGTCAAACCGCATTATTCGACTTAGCGAAGACGTTAAAAGCAGTTTTAATGACAGCAAAAAACTGCAACTTAATCGATTACAAACCCCAGATACTATCCAGGATGAAATTAGTGATCTAAGACTTAGGGTTATTGAAATGCTCGAAAAAATAGCAAGTTACGAACGTTATCTAAAACAACTTCCTCGAACACTACGCCATGAACTGCATAACCCTATTAATCGACTTAACGCCAATATTGAGCTTTTATTAATGAAAATGCCTGAGCAACCCAAGCTGTTGCAAGCACAAGAAAATCTTGATCAACTTAAGCATATTATCGATTTATTGACAGAGGCATCAAGTCTAGAACAGAGTCTAGCCGACCAACCACTCAAACCCATTTCCATCCAACGTTTAATTCAGTATTTTCAAGGGATTGTTGATAGTCAACCACCAGGCCTGGTTAAATTGAATAGCGATCCCAACCTTGATTCACTTAGGATTATGGCCGACGGTTTTCTTCTGGAACAACTGTTTGACAAGCTAGTAGACAATGCACTTGATTTTAATGATAAATCCCAACCCATAGAAATTAAGATAAGCCAAGAAAACCAACACCTTAACTTTATGATATCTAATGCGGGTTCCTTGTTACCAGAAGGCATGGAACAAGAAATATTTGAAGGAATGGTTTCAGTAAGACCTCACCATTCTGGGCAACAAACACATTTAGGCTTAGGCCTCTACTTAGCAAAACTTATTGCTATACATTGTAACGCCAAGCTATCCGCACAAAACTGGCGCAATCAGCAAGGCGTTTCGTTTGTGTTTAAAATAGCACTACTCGACTCGGCTGCTTAG
- a CDS encoding DUF3087 family protein, which translates to MFQIQEIDPTVYRTNTRNATLRVMGLFIVVGFASSYGFYSLFDDPLNPLTLQIIGAMMGLIVVFWITAKYFKDKPWMREAMYGWKLKRSLMHITNAMKPLQEKVEAGDGEAMKIMRFYHLGVTQMYTLEQNTSGLIDLKVERDTLEAKMQQLGLDTEQTSFELAKLKAVIADESAAK; encoded by the coding sequence ATGTTTCAGATTCAAGAGATAGATCCAACGGTTTATCGCACCAATACCCGTAATGCTACCTTGCGAGTTATGGGTTTGTTCATTGTGGTGGGCTTTGCCAGCTCTTATGGTTTTTATAGTTTGTTTGATGACCCGCTCAACCCACTGACCTTACAAATTATCGGCGCGATGATGGGCTTGATTGTTGTGTTCTGGATTACCGCCAAATACTTTAAGGACAAGCCTTGGATGAGGGAGGCGATGTACGGCTGGAAATTAAAACGCAGCTTAATGCACATCACCAATGCCATGAAGCCGTTACAAGAAAAAGTTGAAGCAGGTGATGGCGAAGCGATGAAAATCATGCGTTTTTATCATTTAGGTGTAACACAAATGTACACCCTAGAACAAAATACCAGCGGTCTTATCGACTTAAAAGTTGAACGCGACACACTCGAAGCCAAAATGCAACAACTAGGCTTGGATACCGAACAAACAAGCTTTGAGTTGGCTAAGCTAAAAGCCGTTATCGCTGATGAGTCAGCTGCGAAATGA
- the dnaQ gene encoding DNA polymerase III subunit epsilon, with the protein MRQIILDTETTGIDPKQGHRIIEIGCVELIERKLTHQHYHQYIHPEREVEQEAINVHGITNEFLTDKPVFSAVVEAFMTFVQGAELIIHNAPFDVGFINHELSLLPNNPWGKIEDHCKITDTLKMARKTYPGQRNSLDALCKRLGVDNSGRELHGALLDSEILADVYLMMTGGQVKLSLAADSAEQKQTFNRKTLENRQPLRIIHPSEKELEEHQTYLTKLIKSKETALFW; encoded by the coding sequence ATGCGTCAGATTATCCTCGATACAGAAACTACTGGCATTGACCCTAAACAAGGGCATCGCATTATTGAAATTGGCTGTGTGGAGTTGATTGAACGAAAACTGACTCATCAACATTACCATCAATACATTCACCCCGAACGCGAGGTCGAGCAAGAAGCGATTAATGTGCATGGTATTACCAATGAGTTTTTGACTGATAAACCTGTGTTTTCAGCGGTGGTTGAGGCGTTTATGACCTTTGTTCAGGGGGCTGAGTTGATTATCCACAATGCGCCTTTCGACGTGGGCTTTATCAATCACGAACTCTCGTTATTGCCTAACAATCCCTGGGGCAAGATTGAAGACCATTGCAAAATCACCGACACCCTCAAAATGGCGCGCAAAACCTATCCTGGGCAACGTAACTCATTGGATGCTTTGTGTAAACGCTTAGGGGTGGATAACTCGGGCCGTGAATTGCATGGCGCACTCCTCGACTCTGAGATTTTGGCGGATGTGTATTTAATGATGACCGGCGGTCAGGTGAAGTTAAGTTTGGCTGCAGATAGTGCCGAACAAAAACAAACCTTTAATCGCAAAACCCTTGAAAACCGTCAACCACTTCGTATTATTCATCCGAGTGAAAAAGAGCTGGAGGAACATCAAACCTATTTAACTAAATTGATTAAAAGCAAGGAAACTGCGCTGTTTTGGTAA